One Malania oleifera isolate guangnan ecotype guangnan chromosome 9, ASM2987363v1, whole genome shotgun sequence DNA segment encodes these proteins:
- the LOC131163906 gene encoding bifunctional riboflavin biosynthesis protein RIBA 1, chloroplastic-like, which yields MASLHISSFATAALSSSHTWENTKLFDASPFLVKAHASDLACIRRGCKSFSVRGDFRTRATVISEEGDLLSRSNHDIAVEGALIGDHSIGIEVQPDAMAFGTLSADTAPTTTGFPIDKDEFDLDCPTEGFDSIQEAIEDIRQGKMVVVVDDEDRENEGDLIMAASLATPEAMAFIVKHGTGIVCVSMKGEDLERLQLPLMVTQRDNDEKLHTAFTVSVDGKHGTTTGVSARDRATTILALASKDSKPDDFSRPGHIFPLKYREGGVLKRAGHTEASVDLTVLAGLDPVAVLCEVVDDDGSMARLPRLKQFAKMENLKIISIADLIRYRRKRDKLVDGAAAARIPTMWGPFKAYCYRSILDGIEHIAMVKGEIGDGQDILVRVHSECLTGDIFGSARCDCGNQLALAMRQIEAAGRGVLVYLRGHEGRGIGLGHKLHAYNLQDDGRDTVEANEELGLPVDSREYGIGAQILRDLGVRTMKLMTNNPAKYIGLKGYGLAVAGRVPLVTPITNENKRYLETKRAKMGHIYGLESNGPLSSIIRGKGKAAADTISNAANES from the exons ATGGCTTCTCTCCACATTTCTTCTTTTGCCACAGCGGCCCTCTCTTCTTCACA CACTTGGGAAAACACCAAATTGTTTGATGCGAGTCCATTTTTAGTAAAGGCTCATGCATCTGATTTGGCATGTATTCGGAGAGGTTGCAAATCATTTAGTGTCAGAGGTGATTTTAGAACTAGAGCTACAGTCATATCTGAAGAAGGTGATCTCCTGTCACGTTCCAACCATGATATTGCTGTTGAAGGTGCTCTGATCGGTGATCACTCAATTGGCATTGAGGTACAGCCTGATGCGATGGCATTTGGAACCCTTTCAGCAGATACTGCTCCCACAACCACTGGGTTTCCAATTGATAAAGATGAATTTGATTTGGATTGTCCTACTGAAGGTTTTGATTCCATCCAAGAGGCTATTGAAGACATTCGCCAAGGAAAG ATGGTAGTGGTTGTGGATGACGAAGACAGAGAAAATGAAGGAGATCTGATAATGGCAGCATCATTGGCAACGCCTGAAGCGATGGCATTTATTGTGAAGCATGGAACTGGAATTGTTTGTGTGAGCATGAAAGGGGAAGACCTTGAGAGATTGCAGCTTCCTTTGATGGTGACACAAAGGGATAATGATGAGAAGCTTCATACTGCATTCACAGTGTCAGTG GACGGAAAGCATGGGACAACCACTGGGGTCTCAGCTCGTGATAGGGCAACAACAATATTGGCTCTTGCATCTAAAGATTCAAAGCCTGATGATTTCAGCCGTCCAGGCCATATTTTTCCATTGAAGTACAGGGAGGGTGGTGTTTTGAAAAGAGCTGGACATACAGAAGCTTCTGTTGATCTTACAGTGCTAGCAGGGCTAGACCCTGTTGCAGTTCTATGTGAGGTTGTCGATGATGATGGTTCCATGGCTAGATTACCGAGGCTGAAGCAATTTGCAAAGATGGAGAACTTGAAAATTATATCCATTGCTGATTTGATCAG ATATAGGAGGAAGAGAGATAAATTAGTGGATGGTGCTGCTGCTGCCAGAATACCTACAATGTGGGGCCCGTTCAAAGCCTATTGTTATAGATCAATTTTAGATGGGATTGAGCATATCGCAATGGTTAAG GGAGAAATTGGGGATGGGCAAGATATTCTTGTCAGGGTGCACTCAGAATGCCTCACTGGGGACATATTTGGATCAGCAAGATGTGATTGTGGTAATCAGCTGGCACTTGCAATGCGGCAGATTGAGGCTGCTGGCAGGGGTGTACTAGTGTATCTTCGTGGACATGAAGGAAGGGGAATTGGTTTGGGCCATAAGCTTCATGCATACAACCTCCAGGATGATGGGCGTGACACTGTTGAAGCTAATGAGGAGCTGGGACTGCCCGTTGATTCACGGGAGTATGGAATTGGTGCACAG ATACTAAGGGATCTGGGTGTTCGAACAATGAAGCTGATGACTAATAATCCGGCAAAATATATTGGGCTCAAGGGTTATGGCTTGGCGGTTGCAGGCAGAGTCCCGCTCGTAACTCCCATTACGAACGAGAACAAGAGATATTTGGAGACAAAACGGGCTAAAATGGGTCACATATATGGCTTAGAATCTAATGGTCCCCTAAGCAGTATTATCAGGGGCAAGGGTAAAGCCGCTGCTGACACTATATCCAATGCTGCAAACGAGTCGTAA